The DNA window ACTAATACTAACACAAGATGATGAGCAGCCTATATTTTTGGGTGAATAAGTAGGAGTTTGAGCTTGATCTTAGAGGTTTTATCTTATCCAAATAAAAAACTTTATGAAGTTTCAAAAGAAGTTAAAAATTTTGATGAGGAACTTCACAAACTACTTGATGATATGTATGATACGATGATTGCAAAAGAGGGCATCGGTCTTGCTGCTATTCAGATAGGTGTCGCAAAAAGAATTTTTATTATAAATCTAGCCAATGACGAGGGCGTACAAGATAAAGAAAATTTAATCGAAATCATAAATCCAAAGTTTGAACTACGTGAAGGAGAATGCATCTACCAAGAGGGTTGCCTTAGTGTGCCTGGATATTATGAAAATGTAAAAAGAAATGAAGTTGTGGCCATCAAATATCAAGACCGCTTTGGCAAAGAGCAAAGCTTAAAGGCTGATGGGCTTCT is part of the Campylobacter concisus genome and encodes:
- the def gene encoding peptide deformylase — encoded protein: MILEVLSYPNKKLYEVSKEVKNFDEELHKLLDDMYDTMIAKEGIGLAAIQIGVAKRIFIINLANDEGVQDKENLIEIINPKFELREGECIYQEGCLSVPGYYENVKRNEVVAIKYQDRFGKEQSLKADGLLAIAIQHENDHLDGHLFIEKIGFNKRKKFDKEYKKQKKEKAS